One Aquamicrobium sp. genomic region harbors:
- a CDS encoding FadR/GntR family transcriptional regulator has product MSDNALNRFEPIKAPSAYEMVAEAIEREITSGRLKPGDEIGTEAELVRQFGVNRSTVREGIRVLEQSGLVRREAARKLFVCTPHYRNLSSRMSRALIISEVTFRELFETAMVLELGAIESAVANATDDDLDALEHNQSLAEAAVADPVRLAEIDTRFHALIARASHNRVLELAREPAALLFFPTSEMICRKVPQGARRMVDAHRELIDSIHRRDLGRAQLWMARHVTDWKKGFERTGRHIDEPVERSLDQEMIARLFR; this is encoded by the coding sequence ATGTCCGACAACGCGCTCAACCGTTTCGAGCCGATCAAGGCTCCGTCGGCCTACGAGATGGTGGCCGAGGCCATCGAGCGCGAGATCACCTCCGGCCGCCTGAAGCCCGGCGACGAGATCGGCACCGAGGCCGAGCTGGTGCGCCAGTTCGGCGTCAACCGCTCGACCGTGCGCGAGGGCATCCGCGTCCTCGAGCAGAGCGGGCTGGTGCGGCGCGAGGCCGCGCGCAAGCTGTTCGTCTGCACCCCGCACTACCGCAACCTGTCGAGCCGGATGAGCCGGGCGCTGATCATCAGCGAGGTCACCTTCCGCGAGCTGTTCGAGACGGCGATGGTGCTGGAGCTCGGCGCCATCGAGAGCGCCGTCGCCAACGCCACCGACGACGACCTCGACGCGCTGGAGCACAACCAGAGCCTCGCCGAGGCGGCGGTGGCCGACCCGGTGCGGCTGGCCGAAATCGACACGAGGTTCCACGCGCTGATCGCCCGCGCCTCGCACAACCGGGTGCTGGAGCTGGCGCGCGAGCCGGCGGCGCTGCTGTTCTTCCCGACCTCGGAGATGATCTGCCGCAAGGTGCCGCAGGGCGCGCGGCGCATGGTCGACGCCCATCGCGAGCTGATCGATTCCATCCACCGGCGCGACCTCGGACGGGCGCAGCTGTGGATGGCGCGGCACGTGACCGACTGGAAGAAGGGTTTCGAGCGCACCGGCCGTCACATCGACGAGCCGGTCGAGCGCAGCCTCGATCAGGAGATGATCGCGCGCCTGTTCAGGTGA
- the aroQ gene encoding type II 3-dehydroquinate dehydratase, whose product MAISLLVLNGPNLNLLGTRQPEVYGSTTLADVEALCRETGDRLGIGIDFRQSNHEGVLVDWIHEAKGLHAGIVLNAAAYTHTSIALMDAIASVELPVAEVHLSNIHRREEFRHLSYISKVAVGMIAGFGAHGYVLGIEALANHLNAAG is encoded by the coding sequence ATGGCGATCTCGCTTCTGGTCCTCAACGGACCGAACCTCAACCTCCTCGGCACCCGCCAGCCCGAGGTCTACGGCTCGACCACGCTGGCCGACGTCGAGGCCCTGTGCCGCGAGACGGGGGACCGCCTCGGCATCGGCATCGACTTCCGCCAGTCGAACCACGAAGGGGTGCTGGTCGACTGGATCCACGAGGCCAAGGGGCTGCATGCCGGCATCGTGCTCAACGCCGCGGCCTATACCCACACCTCGATCGCGCTCATGGACGCCATTGCCAGCGTCGAGTTGCCGGTGGCGGAAGTACATCTGTCGAACATCCACCGGCGCGAGGAATTCCGGCACCTGTCCTACATCTCCAAGGTCGCCGTCGGCATGATCGCCGGCTTCGGCGCGCATGGCTACGTCCTCGGCATCGAGGCGCTCGCCAACCATCTGAACGCGGCGGGCTGA
- a CDS encoding YbaB/EbfC family nucleoid-associated protein, translating to MKDLLGMMSKAKEMQAKFQALQEEIAAMEASGQSGGGLVSVTISGKFEMRSLKIDPSLFKEDDVEVLEDLILAAHNDAKTKVEAAMQEKTHELTAGLPIPSGFKLPF from the coding sequence ATGAAAGACCTTCTCGGCATGATGAGCAAGGCCAAGGAAATGCAGGCGAAGTTCCAGGCGCTGCAGGAGGAGATCGCCGCCATGGAGGCGTCCGGCCAGTCCGGCGGCGGCCTCGTCAGCGTCACCATTTCCGGCAAGTTCGAGATGCGGTCGCTGAAGATCGACCCGTCGCTGTTCAAGGAGGACGACGTCGAGGTGCTGGAAGACCTGATCCTCGCCGCCCACAACGACGCCAAGACCAAGGTCGAGGCGGCGATGCAGGAGAAGACGCACGAGCTGACCGCCGGCCTGCCGATCCCCTCCGGCTTCAAGCTGCCGTTCTGA
- a CDS encoding DNA polymerase III subunit gamma/tau, whose product MADDQKDATKAGAYRVLARKYRPRDFSGLIGQEPMVRTLTNAFATGRIAQAWMLTGVRGVGKTTTARILARALNYKTDTVDAPSVDLAAPGLHCEAIMEGRHVDVVEMDAASHTGIDDIRDIIEQVRYAPVSARYKVYIIDEVHMLSNQAFNGLLKTLEEPPPHVKFIFATTEIRKVPITILSRCQRFDLRRIDAALIKAHLAHIGEMEGVEAEDEALAMIARAAEGSMRDAQSIFDQAIAHSAAKVTADTVRDMLGLVDRARTVDLFETLMKGDVAAALTDFRAQYDSGADPATVLTELAEFNHLVTRLRFLPSAADDAALSQDERARGTEFAKTLSVRVLSRTWQMLLKGISEVQNASRPVSAAEMVLIRIAHAASLPTLDEALKALENGSASRPADGPRPNGGNGGGGPSDGARTQAVAQNTMAAQPSGGGQTMRLVASQPGAQARPALEPAPAAPEPAQPEAGAGVRLRSLADIAALADAHRDIAFKVLFKRHVRPVRLEDGRIEVSLGPDAPKTLLNDLSIRLQNWTGRRWVVALSREEGGATLGEMEDARRESALVDARADPAVAAILSRFPGAKIIDVRIPDAPDEAEADTVLDEAAPDAGPAEDDDDEL is encoded by the coding sequence ATGGCAGACGACCAGAAAGACGCGACGAAAGCCGGCGCCTACCGCGTGCTGGCCCGAAAATACCGTCCGCGCGACTTTTCCGGGCTGATCGGCCAGGAGCCGATGGTGCGCACCCTCACCAACGCCTTCGCGACGGGCCGCATCGCCCAGGCCTGGATGCTGACCGGCGTGCGCGGGGTGGGCAAGACGACGACCGCGCGCATCCTCGCCCGCGCCCTGAACTACAAGACCGACACGGTGGACGCGCCCTCGGTCGACCTCGCCGCGCCGGGGCTGCATTGCGAGGCGATCATGGAAGGGCGCCATGTCGACGTGGTCGAGATGGACGCCGCCTCGCATACCGGCATCGACGACATCCGCGACATCATCGAGCAGGTGCGCTACGCGCCGGTCTCGGCCCGCTACAAGGTCTACATCATCGACGAGGTCCACATGCTGTCCAACCAGGCCTTCAACGGCCTGCTGAAGACGCTGGAGGAGCCGCCGCCGCATGTGAAGTTCATCTTCGCCACCACCGAAATCCGCAAGGTGCCGATCACCATCCTGTCGCGTTGCCAGCGCTTCGACCTGCGCCGCATCGACGCCGCGCTGATCAAGGCGCATCTGGCGCATATCGGCGAGATGGAGGGCGTCGAGGCCGAGGACGAGGCGCTGGCGATGATCGCGCGCGCGGCCGAGGGCTCGATGCGCGACGCCCAGTCGATCTTCGACCAGGCCATCGCCCATTCGGCGGCGAAGGTGACAGCCGACACGGTGCGCGACATGCTCGGCCTCGTCGACCGCGCCCGCACCGTCGACCTGTTCGAGACGCTGATGAAGGGCGACGTCGCCGCGGCGCTCACCGATTTCCGGGCCCAGTACGATTCCGGAGCCGACCCGGCGACGGTGCTGACCGAGCTCGCCGAGTTCAACCACCTCGTCACGCGGCTGCGCTTCCTGCCGTCCGCGGCCGATGACGCGGCGCTGTCGCAGGACGAGCGCGCGCGCGGCACGGAGTTCGCCAAAACGCTGTCCGTGCGCGTCCTGTCGCGGACATGGCAGATGCTTCTCAAGGGCATTTCCGAGGTGCAGAACGCCAGCCGGCCGGTCAGCGCCGCCGAGATGGTGCTGATCCGCATCGCCCACGCCGCCAGCCTGCCGACGCTCGACGAGGCGCTGAAGGCGTTGGAGAACGGCTCGGCAAGCCGGCCCGCCGATGGTCCGCGGCCAAATGGCGGCAATGGTGGCGGCGGGCCTTCGGACGGGGCGCGCACGCAGGCCGTGGCGCAGAACACCATGGCGGCACAGCCTTCGGGCGGCGGCCAGACGATGCGGCTCGTCGCCTCGCAGCCGGGGGCGCAGGCCCGCCCGGCGCTCGAGCCGGCCCCCGCCGCGCCGGAGCCCGCCCAGCCGGAGGCCGGGGCCGGGGTCAGGCTGCGCTCGCTCGCCGACATCGCCGCGCTGGCCGATGCCCATCGCGACATCGCCTTCAAGGTGCTGTTCAAGCGCCATGTGCGCCCGGTGCGGCTGGAGGACGGCCGTATCGAGGTCAGCCTCGGCCCCGACGCGCCGAAGACGCTGCTCAACGACCTTTCGATCCGGCTCCAGAACTGGACCGGCCGGCGCTGGGTCGTGGCGCTGTCGCGCGAGGAAGGCGGGGCGACGCTCGGCGAGATGGAGGATGCGCGGCGCGAGAGCGCGCTGGTCGACGCCCGCGCCGACCCGGCCGTCGCCGCGATCCTGTCGCGCTTTCCCGGCGCGAAGATCATCGACGTGCGCATCCCCGACGCGCCCGATGAGGCAGAAGCCGATACCGTGCTCGACGAAGCCGCGCCCGACGCCGGCCCCGCCGAGGACGACGACGACGAACTCTAG
- a CDS encoding HIT family protein, with protein MHASTGGFVLDPRLERDSEPLMWLGLCELRLMNDSRWPWLMLVPQRPGAVEIHDLTPLDQAMLSFETSMVAQALKRATDCGKINIGALGNMVPQLHVHVVARSEGDPNWPGPVWGAGPREAYRREDLHKFVATIRSALSP; from the coding sequence ATGCACGCTTCGACGGGAGGATTTGTGCTCGATCCGCGCCTCGAGCGCGACAGCGAGCCGTTGATGTGGCTCGGCCTGTGCGAGCTCAGGCTGATGAACGACAGCCGCTGGCCGTGGCTGATGCTCGTCCCGCAACGGCCCGGCGCGGTGGAGATCCACGACCTGACGCCGCTCGACCAGGCGATGCTGAGCTTCGAGACCTCGATGGTGGCGCAGGCGCTGAAGCGCGCGACCGATTGCGGCAAGATCAACATCGGCGCGCTCGGCAACATGGTGCCGCAGCTCCACGTCCATGTCGTCGCCCGCAGCGAGGGCGATCCCAACTGGCCCGGCCCGGTCTGGGGCGCCGGTCCGCGCGAGGCCTACCGCCGCGAGGATTTGCACAAGTTCGTCGCCACGATAAGATCGGCGCTCTCGCCATAA
- the nudC gene encoding NAD(+) diphosphatase, with protein MTFPFFAAPEREASSFVGFAGNRIDRQAENRTDDALEAALADPRVRIMQSRGGRIYLKLNGGGFDAYFGLGEARAMGAKLADAVLLGLSAAGPVVVAPGALEPEALPDGIKAIDHRSVYVQGLVGEETLGELAQGAALLSWHRNHRFCGRCGGATQARIGGYKRVCAACGAEHFPRSDPVAIMLALRGEKCLLGRGAHFAPGVFSALAGFIEPGETIEAAVRREVLEESSIRLGRVVYHASQPWPFPYSLMIGCFGEALNEDIAFDRKELEDCRWFHRDEVRAMLAGTHDGGLSIPASGAIASHLIRAWVEAG; from the coding sequence ATGACCTTTCCCTTTTTCGCTGCGCCCGAGCGCGAGGCGAGCAGCTTCGTCGGTTTCGCCGGCAACCGCATCGACCGCCAGGCCGAGAACCGCACCGACGACGCGCTGGAGGCGGCGCTGGCCGATCCGCGCGTCAGGATCATGCAGTCACGCGGCGGGCGGATCTATCTCAAGCTGAACGGCGGCGGGTTCGACGCCTATTTCGGCCTCGGGGAGGCGCGGGCGATGGGCGCGAAGCTCGCGGATGCCGTGCTCCTCGGCCTGTCGGCGGCCGGCCCGGTCGTGGTCGCGCCGGGCGCGCTGGAGCCGGAGGCGCTGCCCGACGGCATCAAGGCCATCGATCATCGCTCGGTCTACGTGCAGGGGCTGGTCGGCGAGGAGACGCTGGGCGAGCTCGCGCAGGGCGCCGCGCTGCTTTCATGGCACCGCAACCACCGCTTCTGCGGCCGCTGCGGCGGCGCCACACAAGCCCGCATCGGCGGCTACAAGCGCGTCTGCGCCGCCTGCGGCGCCGAGCATTTCCCGCGCTCGGACCCGGTGGCGATCATGCTTGCGCTGCGCGGCGAAAAGTGCCTGCTCGGGCGCGGCGCGCATTTCGCGCCCGGCGTCTTTTCCGCGCTCGCCGGCTTCATCGAGCCGGGCGAGACCATCGAGGCGGCGGTGCGGCGCGAAGTGCTGGAGGAATCCTCGATCCGCCTCGGCCGCGTCGTCTATCACGCCAGCCAGCCATGGCCGTTCCCCTATTCGCTGATGATCGGCTGCTTCGGCGAGGCGCTGAACGAGGACATCGCCTTCGACCGGAAGGAGCTGGAGGATTGCCGCTGGTTCCACCGCGACGAGGTGCGCGCGATGCTTGCCGGCACGCATGACGGCGGCCTGTCGATCCCAGCGAGCGGCGCGATCGCCAGCCACCTCATCCGCGCGTGGGTCGAGGCGGGATGA
- a CDS encoding LysE family translocator, with translation MHDPLVFSLTALAILATPGPTNTLLATSAALVGVRRSLPLIVAELAGYLAAITVLHLLLADVLAHHGWIATGLRVLVGLYLLFAAWDLWTRREPFTAAAPRGIRFERVFVTTLLNPKAIVFAFGVIPLSGPHAPAYLAAFALFVVLAASSWIVAGSLAGAAASPAASRAIPRVSAVVLACFAGLIAFGG, from the coding sequence ATGCACGATCCGCTTGTCTTTTCCCTGACCGCCCTCGCCATTCTGGCGACGCCCGGTCCGACAAACACGCTCCTGGCGACATCGGCGGCGCTGGTCGGCGTGCGCCGGTCGCTGCCGCTGATCGTCGCCGAGCTCGCGGGTTATCTGGCGGCGATAACGGTCCTGCACCTGCTGCTCGCCGACGTCCTGGCGCATCATGGCTGGATCGCGACCGGCCTGCGTGTTCTGGTCGGGCTCTATCTCCTCTTCGCAGCCTGGGATCTGTGGACGCGGCGTGAGCCGTTCACTGCCGCCGCGCCGCGCGGCATCCGCTTCGAGCGCGTGTTCGTCACGACGCTGCTCAACCCCAAGGCCATCGTCTTCGCCTTCGGCGTCATTCCGCTGTCCGGCCCACATGCGCCGGCCTATCTCGCGGCCTTCGCGCTGTTCGTCGTCCTCGCCGCGTCGTCGTGGATCGTGGCCGGCAGCCTTGCCGGCGCCGCAGCCTCGCCTGCCGCCTCGCGCGCAATTCCGCGCGTCTCGGCGGTGGTGCTCGCCTGCTTCGCCGGGCTGATCGCCTTCGGCGGATAG
- a CDS encoding MmcQ/YjbR family DNA-binding protein: protein MNLYDPAGFDAVAASLRGGTLTDQWDARVAKVGGKVFALLGALGKGEARIVFKCGEDSFEILTAIDGVDQAPYFAKRQWVSVSEAADLTDDELRAYIARSHGLVARGLTKKVRQELGID from the coding sequence ATGAACCTCTACGACCCTGCCGGCTTCGACGCCGTCGCCGCCTCCCTGCGCGGCGGCACGCTCACCGACCAGTGGGACGCGCGCGTGGCCAAGGTCGGCGGCAAGGTCTTCGCGCTGCTCGGCGCATTGGGAAAGGGCGAGGCCCGCATCGTATTCAAATGCGGCGAGGACAGCTTCGAGATCCTGACCGCGATCGACGGCGTCGACCAGGCGCCCTACTTCGCCAAGCGGCAATGGGTGTCGGTGTCCGAGGCGGCAGACCTCACGGACGACGAGCTCCGGGCCTACATCGCGCGCTCGCACGGCCTCGTCGCGCGGGGCCTTACGAAGAAGGTCCGGCAGGAACTCGGCATCGACTAG
- a CDS encoding prephenate dehydratase: MGAKTNRISFQGEPGANSDTACRDMFPGMEPMPCPTFEDAFNAVESGKADLAMIPIENTLAGRVADIHYLLPESKLHVVAEYFLPIHFQLMVLPGVKLEEIKSVHSHIHALGQCRKVIRRHRWKPVVAGDTAGAARIVAEEGDRSKAALAPRLASSLYGLDILAEDVEDAENNVTRFVVLSKDKSWAPRQSADELMMTTFVFRVHNIPAALYKAMGGFATNGVNMTKLESYQLGGTFFATQFYADIEGHPDDKNVAQALKELAFFSREVRILGVYPAHPFRKTQQPED, translated from the coding sequence ATGGGCGCGAAGACCAACAGGATTTCCTTCCAGGGCGAGCCGGGCGCGAATTCGGACACCGCCTGCCGCGACATGTTCCCCGGCATGGAGCCGATGCCCTGCCCGACCTTCGAGGACGCGTTCAACGCGGTCGAGAGCGGCAAGGCGGACCTCGCCATGATCCCGATCGAGAACACGCTCGCCGGCCGCGTCGCCGACATCCACTATCTTCTGCCGGAATCGAAGCTGCACGTCGTCGCCGAATATTTCCTGCCGATCCATTTCCAGCTCATGGTGCTGCCGGGGGTGAAGCTGGAGGAGATCAAGTCGGTCCACAGCCACATCCACGCGCTGGGCCAGTGCCGCAAGGTGATCCGCCGCCATCGCTGGAAGCCGGTGGTGGCCGGCGACACGGCGGGCGCGGCCCGCATCGTCGCGGAAGAGGGCGACCGCTCCAAGGCGGCGCTCGCGCCGCGCCTCGCCTCCTCGCTCTACGGCCTCGACATCCTTGCCGAGGACGTCGAGGACGCGGAGAACAACGTCACCCGCTTCGTGGTCCTGTCCAAGGACAAGAGCTGGGCGCCGCGCCAGAGCGCCGACGAGCTGATGATGACGACCTTCGTGTTCCGGGTCCACAACATCCCGGCGGCGCTCTACAAGGCGATGGGCGGCTTCGCCACCAACGGCGTCAACATGACGAAGCTGGAGAGCTACCAGCTCGGCGGCACCTTCTTCGCCACCCAGTTCTACGCCGACATCGAAGGCCACCCGGACGACAAGAACGTGGCGCAGGCGCTGAAGGAGCTGGCCTTCTTCTCGCGCGAGGTGCGCATCCTCGGCGTCTATCCGGCCCATCCCTTCCGCAAGACTCAGCAGCCGGAAGACTGA
- a CDS encoding 3-deoxy-manno-octulosonate cytidylyltransferase produces the protein MSVLVLIPARMAATRLPGKPLADIEGRPMIVHVADRARASGVGRVVIATDSAEICDAAAAFGHEAVMTGAHHQSGSDRIFEALETLDPDGRIGAVVNLQGDLPTIEPALIGRTAALLDGPGVDIGTLGAKIVRAEEKTNPNVVKIVGSPLGPDRLRALYFTRATAPWGEGPLYHHIGIYAWRRAALERFVALPQSALERREKLEQLRALEAGMRIDAAIVDTVPLGVDTPEDLERARALITTLSAPAR, from the coding sequence ATGTCCGTCCTCGTTCTCATCCCCGCGCGCATGGCCGCGACGCGCCTGCCGGGCAAGCCGCTGGCCGACATCGAGGGCCGGCCGATGATCGTCCACGTCGCCGACCGCGCGCGCGCAAGCGGCGTCGGGCGCGTGGTGATCGCCACCGATTCGGCCGAAATATGCGACGCGGCGGCCGCCTTCGGCCATGAGGCGGTGATGACGGGCGCGCACCACCAGTCGGGTTCGGACCGGATCTTCGAGGCGCTGGAGACGCTCGACCCAGACGGCAGGATCGGAGCCGTCGTCAACCTCCAGGGCGACCTGCCGACCATCGAGCCAGCGCTGATCGGTCGCACCGCCGCGCTGCTCGACGGTCCGGGCGTCGACATCGGCACGCTCGGGGCGAAAATCGTCCGCGCCGAGGAGAAGACCAACCCGAACGTGGTCAAGATCGTCGGCTCGCCGCTCGGGCCGGACCGGCTGCGCGCGCTCTATTTCACCCGCGCCACCGCGCCGTGGGGCGAGGGCCCGCTCTACCACCATATCGGCATCTATGCCTGGCGGCGCGCGGCGCTGGAGCGATTCGTGGCGCTGCCGCAATCAGCGCTGGAGAGGCGCGAGAAGCTGGAGCAGCTTCGCGCGCTGGAGGCGGGCATGCGCATCGACGCGGCGATCGTCGACACCGTGCCGCTCGGTGTCGACACCCCGGAGGATCTGGAGCGCGCCCGCGCGCTGATTACAACCTTGAGCGCGCCCGCGCGCTGA
- a CDS encoding cytochrome c family protein gives MMDSFELNKLIGAFLAVVFVVFSVSIVSDAIFATHAPETPGYAIEVAEAETDAGGGEEEAGPSVLDLIATADVAAGQTAFRKCVACHTAEEGGANKVGPNLYDVVNRPIASHEGFNYSAAMREFSQGGSVHWDYEHLSGFLQSPRSYVSGTAMAFAGIRNIQEEANLIAYLRSLSGNPAPLPEAAAEEAPTDAAPAEEAPAEAAPAEEAPADAAPAEEAPAEAAPAEEPESPAEGTAPQPTPEDDGTSAGPEPDAGTESGERPAEEAPAQE, from the coding sequence ATGATGGATTCGTTCGAGCTCAACAAGCTGATCGGCGCGTTTCTTGCCGTGGTATTCGTGGTCTTTTCGGTCAGCATCGTGTCCGACGCCATCTTCGCCACCCATGCGCCTGAAACCCCCGGCTACGCAATCGAGGTTGCCGAGGCCGAGACCGACGCCGGCGGCGGCGAGGAAGAGGCCGGTCCCTCGGTCCTCGACCTGATCGCGACCGCGGACGTCGCGGCCGGCCAGACCGCCTTCCGCAAGTGCGTCGCCTGCCACACCGCCGAGGAAGGCGGGGCGAACAAGGTCGGCCCGAACCTCTACGACGTCGTCAACCGTCCGATCGCCTCGCATGAGGGCTTCAACTACTCGGCCGCGATGCGCGAGTTCTCGCAGGGCGGCTCGGTCCATTGGGACTACGAGCATCTGAGCGGCTTCCTCCAGTCGCCGCGCTCCTACGTCTCGGGCACGGCGATGGCCTTCGCCGGCATCCGCAACATCCAGGAAGAAGCCAACCTGATCGCCTATCTGCGCTCGCTCTCGGGCAACCCCGCGCCGCTGCCGGAGGCCGCCGCCGAGGAAGCCCCGACCGACGCCGCCCCCGCCGAAGAAGCGCCCGCCGAGGCCGCTCCGGCTGAGGAAGCACCGGCCGATGCGGCGCCCGCCGAGGAAGCGCCCGCCGAAGCCGCGCCGGCCGAGGAGCCGGAAAGCCCGGCCGAGGGTACCGCGCCCCAGCCCACGCCCGAGGATGACGGCACCTCCGCCGGTCCCGAGCCCGACGCCGGTACCGAGAGCGGCGAGCGGCCGGCCGAGGAAGCGCCCGCTCAGGAATAA
- a CDS encoding extracellular solute-binding protein: MTMTVFGLRGLVLATLAAFSVPATAVADEWRTVSSLIRTEPAEDFARYPHVNPVAPKGGTLNSASFGTFDSFNPFIIRGTPAVGLTEFGGLLWDTLMQQSIDEAGTSHALIAEAFKYPDDYSSATYRIDPDARWHDGTPITAEDVVWSFEKLTEISQLYNRYYANVVEVKALSEREVEFRFDQTGNRELPHIMGDLAVLPKHWWEGTDARGRQRNIENPTLEPPLGSGPYKIASFRPGESIVWERVEDYWAADLPVNVGRNNFDRLRYTYFQDDNAEWQAFTKGGVEDVRQELSTRRWASEYNFPAFERGDVVRREFVSTGVQHMQAFAFNMRKARFQDRRVRQALTLAYNFEEQNRLQFFNLNERFSSYFERSELAASGVPQGRELEILEAYRDSLPPELFTDEFKLPVFDTPQASRTHLREAVRLFGEAGWIIRDGRMVNKETGEQFRIEFLGASPTSEIIVGGYVANLRRLGIDATLRIIDTTQYIQRYQSFDFDAVTARFPQTESPGNEQRDYWSAQAADTPGSRNIPGIKDETVDALIDKIIFAKDRDDLVATVRALDRVLLWNYYTVPQYFQPTLRYAYWNKFGIPEKQPGYAGVDTMSWWIQPERETVIERSIEEEE; encoded by the coding sequence ATGACGATGACGGTTTTCGGTTTGCGCGGACTGGTCCTGGCGACGCTCGCCGCCTTCAGCGTCCCGGCGACGGCGGTGGCCGACGAATGGCGCACTGTCTCCTCGCTGATCCGCACCGAGCCGGCCGAGGACTTCGCCCGCTATCCTCACGTCAACCCCGTTGCGCCCAAGGGCGGCACGCTCAACTCCGCCAGCTTCGGCACCTTCGACAGCTTCAACCCGTTCATCATCCGCGGCACGCCCGCGGTCGGCCTGACCGAGTTCGGCGGCCTGCTGTGGGACACGCTGATGCAGCAGTCGATCGACGAGGCCGGCACCAGCCATGCCCTGATCGCCGAGGCGTTCAAGTACCCGGACGACTATTCCTCGGCCACCTATCGGATCGACCCCGACGCGCGCTGGCACGACGGCACGCCGATCACCGCCGAGGACGTGGTGTGGTCGTTCGAGAAGCTGACCGAGATCAGCCAGCTCTACAACCGCTACTACGCCAACGTCGTCGAGGTGAAGGCCCTGTCGGAGCGCGAGGTCGAGTTCCGCTTCGACCAGACCGGCAACCGCGAGCTGCCGCACATCATGGGCGACCTCGCCGTGCTGCCGAAGCACTGGTGGGAGGGTACGGACGCGCGCGGCCGGCAGCGCAACATCGAAAACCCGACGCTGGAGCCGCCGCTGGGCAGCGGCCCCTACAAGATCGCCTCCTTCCGGCCCGGCGAGAGCATCGTGTGGGAGCGGGTCGAGGACTATTGGGCGGCCGATCTTCCGGTCAATGTCGGGCGCAACAATTTCGACCGCCTCCGCTACACCTATTTCCAGGACGACAACGCCGAATGGCAGGCCTTCACCAAGGGCGGGGTCGAGGATGTGCGCCAGGAGCTGAGCACGCGGCGCTGGGCCAGCGAGTACAATTTCCCCGCCTTCGAGCGGGGCGATGTGGTGAGGCGCGAATTCGTCTCCACCGGCGTCCAGCACATGCAGGCCTTCGCCTTCAACATGCGCAAGGCGCGCTTCCAGGACCGCCGCGTCCGCCAGGCGCTGACGCTCGCCTACAATTTCGAGGAGCAGAACCGTCTCCAGTTCTTCAATCTCAACGAGCGGTTCTCGAGCTATTTCGAGCGTTCGGAGCTGGCGGCGAGCGGCGTTCCGCAGGGGCGGGAGCTGGAGATCCTCGAAGCGTATCGCGACAGCCTGCCGCCGGAGCTGTTTACCGACGAATTCAAGCTCCCCGTCTTCGACACGCCGCAGGCCTCGCGGACCCATCTGCGCGAGGCGGTGCGCCTGTTCGGCGAAGCCGGCTGGATCATCCGCGACGGCCGCATGGTCAACAAGGAGACGGGCGAGCAGTTCCGCATCGAGTTCCTCGGCGCCTCGCCGACCTCGGAGATCATCGTCGGCGGCTACGTCGCCAATCTGCGGCGGCTCGGCATCGACGCGACCTTGCGCATCATCGACACGACGCAATATATCCAGCGATATCAGTCGTTCGACTTCGACGCGGTCACGGCGCGCTTCCCGCAGACGGAATCGCCCGGCAACGAGCAGCGCGACTACTGGAGCGCGCAGGCCGCGGATACGCCCGGCTCGCGCAACATTCCCGGCATCAAGGACGAAACGGTCGACGCGCTGATCGACAAGATCATCTTCGCCAAGGACCGCGACGATCTCGTCGCCACCGTGCGCGCGCTCGACCGGGTGCTGTTGTGGAACTACTACACGGTGCCGCAATATTTCCAGCCGACGCTGCGCTATGCCTACTGGAACAAGTTCGGCATTCCCGAAAAGCAGCCGGGCTATGCCGGCGTCGACACCATGTCGTGGTGGATACAGCCCGAGCGCGAAACGGTGATCGAGCGCAGCATCGAGGAGGAGGAATGA